Proteins encoded together in one Falco biarmicus isolate bFalBia1 chromosome 4, bFalBia1.pri, whole genome shotgun sequence window:
- the YAE1 gene encoding protein YAE1 homolog isoform X1: MSWVQVAVSRSSEDIFDEEADEMYLLQKEWNSTMKKRLKEGYRDGIEAAKELALQEGFNQGYRHGAELMVTCGQFRGTLNALLSWCHFNGHDSALSKINNLLDMVGKYEDDVLKYLNSIEQQPHLGHILDSVQDMDLNHTAPAGTEYNEVKAGKHEGGGSCGENICRSNGEVGSSQSECSNAKLCTDPERSTLAWVKNQTIWLVEQLGLSLDIVHHVQQLER; the protein is encoded by the exons ATGTCCTGGGTACAAGTTGCAGTCAGCCGATCCAGTGAGGATATATTTGATGAAGAGGCGGATGAGATGTACCTATTACAGAAGGAATGGAATAGCACcatgaaaaaaagattgaag GAAGGCTATAGGGATGGAATTGAGGCTGCGAAAGAACTTGCACTCCAGGAAGGCTTTAATCAAGGTTACAGACACGGTGCTGAGCTGATGGTTACGTGTGGCCAGTTCAGAGGAACCCTGAA TGCTCTCTTATCCTGGTGTCATTTTAATGGACATGATTCTGCTTTAAGTAAGATAAATAATCTTCTTGACATGGTTGGAAAATATGAAGATGATGTGCTTAAGTATTTGAATTCTATTGAACAACAACCACATCTTGGACACATTCTAGATTCTGTTCAAGACATGGACCTTAATcacacagctccagctgggacAGAATACAATGAAGTTAAAGCTGGAAAACACGAAGGTGGTGGCAGCTGTGGAGAAAACATTTGTAGAAGTAACGGTGAGGTTGGTTCCTCACAGTCAGAGTGCAGCAATGCAAAACTCTGCACAGATCCTGAAAGGTCAACCCTTGCTTGGGTTAAAAACCAGACTATTTGGCTAGTAGAGCAACTGGGCTTATCACTGGATATAGTTCATCATGTCCAGCAACTCGAACGCTAG
- the YAE1 gene encoding protein YAE1 homolog isoform X2, with product MSWVQVAVSRSSEDIFDEEADEMYLLQKEWNSTMKKRLKEGYRDGIEAAKELALQEGFNQGYRHGAELMVTCGQFRGTLNALLSWCHFNGHDSALSKINNLLDMVGKYEDDVLKYLNSIEQQPHLGHILDSVQDMDLNHTAPAGTEYNEVKAGKHEGGGSCGENICRSNAFLKIALMTTGTDMQLEEEMKR from the exons ATGTCCTGGGTACAAGTTGCAGTCAGCCGATCCAGTGAGGATATATTTGATGAAGAGGCGGATGAGATGTACCTATTACAGAAGGAATGGAATAGCACcatgaaaaaaagattgaag GAAGGCTATAGGGATGGAATTGAGGCTGCGAAAGAACTTGCACTCCAGGAAGGCTTTAATCAAGGTTACAGACACGGTGCTGAGCTGATGGTTACGTGTGGCCAGTTCAGAGGAACCCTGAA TGCTCTCTTATCCTGGTGTCATTTTAATGGACATGATTCTGCTTTAAGTAAGATAAATAATCTTCTTGACATGGTTGGAAAATATGAAGATGATGTGCTTAAGTATTTGAATTCTATTGAACAACAACCACATCTTGGACACATTCTAGATTCTGTTCAAGACATGGACCTTAATcacacagctccagctgggacAGAATACAATGAAGTTAAAGCTGGAAAACACGAAGGTGGTGGCAGCTGTGGAGAAAACATTTGTAGAAGTAACG CGTTCCTGAAAATAGCTCTCATGACAACGGGGACTGACATGCAACTGGAAGAGGAAATGAAACGTTAA